A DNA window from Halomonas zincidurans B6 contains the following coding sequences:
- a CDS encoding response regulator transcription factor has protein sequence MKVLLVEDDQALAAALGESLRDAGVLVESVGHGGEADFLVRTERYDAVVLDLGLPDGDGTRWLAQWRDDAIDLPVLVLTARERWSDKAAGFSAGADDYVTKPFETAEVLFRLRALVRRSHGHAHPLLRLGELAFDTHTASVTLAGRPVTLTAQESRLLAYLMHAAPRIVSRSELAEHVYDRDHEPDSNVIDVQISRLRRKLGSERIETLRGQGYRVLAVEADAP, from the coding sequence ATGAAAGTATTGCTGGTGGAGGACGATCAGGCCCTGGCCGCGGCGCTCGGCGAGTCGCTGCGCGACGCCGGGGTGCTGGTCGAAAGCGTCGGCCATGGTGGCGAGGCCGATTTCCTGGTGCGCACCGAACGCTACGACGCGGTGGTGCTCGACCTGGGCCTGCCCGATGGCGATGGCACGCGCTGGCTGGCACAGTGGCGTGACGATGCCATCGACCTGCCGGTGCTGGTGCTCACCGCCCGCGAGCGCTGGTCGGACAAGGCCGCCGGTTTCTCGGCCGGCGCCGACGACTACGTCACCAAGCCGTTCGAGACTGCCGAGGTGCTGTTTCGCCTGCGGGCACTGGTGCGGCGCAGCCATGGTCACGCCCACCCGCTGCTGAGGCTCGGCGAGCTGGCTTTCGACACCCACACCGCCAGCGTCACCCTGGCCGGTCGCCCGGTGACGCTGACCGCCCAGGAGTCGCGCCTGCTCGCCTATCTGATGCATGCCGCGCCGCGCATCGTCAGCCGCAGCGAACTCGCCGAGCACGTCTACGATCGCGACCACGAGCCCGACTCCAACGTCATCGACGTGCAGATCAGCCGGCTGCGCCGCAAGCTCGGCAGCGAACGCATCGAGACCCTGCGCGGCCAGGGCTACCGGGTGCTGGCGGTGGAGGCCGACGCGCCTTGA
- a CDS encoding PepSY domain-containing protein: MTIAHVWMIGCRTLLLAALLGWPLAVPAADDDWRDLRDEVRQGRLVSLPSVLDWLQARYDGQVLKVDLERDDDATRYDIEMIGPQGQLVAFEFDAASGELLNIEGVNVEAMKRP; this comes from the coding sequence ATGACTATTGCCCATGTCTGGATGATTGGCTGTCGAACGCTGCTGCTGGCGGCGCTGCTGGGGTGGCCGTTGGCCGTGCCGGCCGCCGATGACGACTGGCGCGACCTGCGCGACGAAGTCCGTCAGGGGCGTCTGGTGTCGCTGCCCAGCGTGCTCGACTGGCTGCAGGCACGTTACGACGGTCAGGTTCTCAAGGTGGATCTCGAACGCGACGACGACGCGACCCGCTACGATATCGAGATGATCGGCCCCCAGGGGCAACTGGTAGCGTTCGAATTCGACGCCGCCAGTGGCGAGTTGCTGAATATCGAAGGCGTCAATGTCGAGGCGATGAAGCGACCATGA
- the pobA gene encoding 4-hydroxybenzoate 3-monooxygenase, giving the protein MKTQVAIIGAGPSGLLLGQLLHRHGIDNVILERRSGEYVLSRIRAGVLEQGMVDLLREAGVGERMDAEGLTHGGFELAFENRRVRVDLAGLTGGKTVMVYGQTELTRDLMAARREAGATTLYQADDVQLHDVDGESPYVTFVKDGQRQTLACDYIAGCDGYHGVSRQTIPAERLKTFERTYPFGWLGVLSDTPPVSDELIYASHARGFALCSMRSARRSRYYVQVPEGEQLEAWSDARFWAELKARLPDDVAARLVTGPSIEKSIAPLRSFVAEPMRYGRLFLVGDAAHIVPPTGAKGLNLAASDVSTLYRIMLEVYREGRVELIERYSEICLRRVWKAVRFSWWMTANLHRFSDQEDFGRRIQQAELGYYTASRAGLTTIAENYVGLPYEAIE; this is encoded by the coding sequence ATGAAGACGCAGGTCGCGATCATCGGCGCCGGCCCCTCCGGGCTGTTGCTGGGCCAGCTGTTGCATCGTCACGGCATCGACAACGTGATTTTAGAACGCCGCTCCGGCGAGTACGTGCTGAGTCGCATTCGTGCCGGCGTGCTCGAGCAGGGCATGGTCGATCTGCTGCGCGAAGCCGGTGTCGGCGAGCGCATGGATGCCGAGGGGCTGACGCATGGCGGCTTCGAGCTGGCTTTCGAGAACCGCCGCGTGCGCGTCGACCTCGCCGGACTGACCGGTGGCAAGACGGTCATGGTCTACGGCCAGACCGAACTCACCCGCGACTTGATGGCGGCGCGCCGCGAAGCCGGGGCGACGACGCTCTACCAGGCCGATGACGTGCAGCTTCACGACGTCGACGGCGAATCGCCCTATGTCACCTTCGTCAAGGACGGCCAGCGCCAGACCCTGGCGTGCGATTACATCGCCGGCTGCGACGGCTACCATGGCGTATCGCGGCAGACCATCCCCGCCGAGCGGCTCAAGACCTTCGAGCGCACCTATCCGTTCGGCTGGCTGGGCGTGCTCTCCGACACGCCGCCGGTCTCCGACGAGCTGATCTATGCCAGCCACGCACGCGGCTTCGCGCTGTGCAGCATGCGTTCGGCGAGGCGCAGCCGCTACTACGTGCAGGTGCCCGAGGGCGAGCAGCTCGAGGCGTGGTCGGACGCGCGCTTCTGGGCCGAGCTCAAGGCGCGCCTGCCCGACGACGTGGCCGCCAGGCTGGTCACCGGCCCCTCGATCGAGAAGAGCATCGCGCCGCTGCGCAGCTTCGTCGCCGAGCCGATGCGCTACGGGCGGTTGTTTCTGGTCGGCGATGCCGCGCACATCGTGCCGCCCACCGGGGCCAAGGGGCTCAATCTGGCGGCCAGCGACGTCAGCACGCTCTATCGGATCATGCTCGAGGTCTACCGGGAAGGGCGCGTCGAGCTGATCGAGCGCTATTCGGAAATCTGCCTGCGGCGGGTCTGGAAGGCGGTGCGCTTTTCGTGGTGGATGACCGCCAACCTGCACAGGTTTTCCGATCAGGAGGATTTCGGTCGACGCATCCAGCAGGCCGAACTCGGCTACTACACCGCCAGCCGGGCGGGACTGACCACCATCGCCGAGAACTACGTCGGGCTGCCCTACGAGGCCATCGAATAG
- a CDS encoding helix-turn-helix domain-containing protein, which yields MADWPHDIVPVFQLYGETGHWPTPDLLHCESIAARSRLHDWHIKPHRHADLLHLLHIEAGRVQLHLEGRERDLQGPLLIVVPAVAIHGFRFSSDIDGHIISLAKPLAAHLQARLAALGEVLARPAPYPLAEQPEQAVIAELVTRIDDEYRQPAQGRGALLHALVQALAVQLARRAERRRPQRVMAHDRGQGHLQRFQALIEARYAEQPSIETLAGELGVTSAHLNTLCRRLAARSALQLLHERLLLEAKRQLTYTNMTVGQIADGLGFSEPGYFARFFKRHTGQSPKAFRLSR from the coding sequence ATGGCCGATTGGCCGCACGACATCGTTCCGGTCTTCCAGCTGTACGGCGAGACCGGCCACTGGCCGACCCCCGACCTGCTGCACTGCGAGTCGATCGCCGCACGCAGCCGCCTGCACGACTGGCACATCAAGCCGCACCGCCATGCCGATCTGCTGCACCTGCTGCATATCGAGGCCGGCCGGGTGCAGCTGCATCTCGAGGGCCGCGAACGCGATCTCCAGGGGCCGCTGCTGATCGTCGTGCCGGCCGTGGCGATTCACGGCTTCCGCTTCTCGAGCGACATCGACGGCCACATCATCAGCCTGGCCAAGCCGCTCGCCGCACACCTGCAGGCGCGTCTCGCAGCGCTCGGCGAAGTGCTCGCCCGACCCGCGCCCTATCCACTGGCCGAGCAGCCCGAGCAGGCCGTTATCGCCGAGCTGGTGACGCGCATCGACGACGAATACCGCCAGCCGGCCCAGGGCCGAGGGGCGCTGCTGCACGCCCTGGTCCAGGCGCTCGCCGTGCAACTTGCGCGGCGCGCCGAGCGGCGCCGGCCGCAACGCGTCATGGCCCACGACCGGGGCCAGGGCCACCTGCAACGTTTCCAGGCGCTGATCGAGGCACGTTACGCCGAGCAGCCGAGCATCGAGACGCTGGCCGGCGAACTCGGCGTAACCAGCGCGCATCTCAACACCCTGTGCCGGCGCCTGGCCGCACGCAGCGCCCTGCAACTGCTTCACGAGCGCTTGCTGCTCGAGGCCAAGCGCCAGCTCACCTACACCAACATGACCGTCGGCCAGATCGCCGATGGACTGGGGTTTTCCGAGCCGGGCTATTTTGCCCGCTTCTTCAAGCGCCACACCGGCCAGTCGCCCAAGGCGTTTCGCCTGAGCCGCTGA
- the fghA gene encoding S-formylglutathione hydrolase has protein sequence MSMSESLELVSATKSFGGWLKRYRHHARSLDCEMVFSIYLPPQAEERKVPVLWWLSGLTCNDENFMQKAGAQRLAAELGMAIICPDTSPRGLDLPGEHDSYDFGSGAGFYLNAKREPWSRHYRMYDYVNDELPSVARQHFPLNGREAISGHSMGGHGALVLALRQPGRFASVSAFAPVVNPMDAPWGQKAFKNYLGEERGDWRQYDACELVVKGVSRQPLFIDQGEADAFLDEQLKPERLETVCRTNNHPLTLRRQPGYDHSYFFIASFIDDHLRYHAKYLKLL, from the coding sequence ATGAGCATGTCCGAATCGCTGGAGCTGGTTTCCGCCACCAAGTCGTTCGGCGGCTGGCTCAAACGCTACAGGCACCATGCCCGTAGCCTGGACTGCGAGATGGTCTTTTCGATCTACCTGCCGCCACAGGCCGAGGAGCGCAAGGTGCCGGTGTTGTGGTGGCTGTCGGGGCTGACCTGCAACGACGAGAATTTCATGCAGAAGGCCGGCGCGCAGCGGCTCGCCGCCGAGCTGGGCATGGCGATCATCTGCCCCGACACCAGCCCGCGCGGTCTCGACCTGCCCGGCGAGCACGACAGCTACGACTTCGGTTCCGGCGCGGGCTTCTATCTCAACGCCAAGCGCGAACCCTGGTCACGCCACTATCGCATGTACGATTACGTCAACGACGAGTTGCCGTCGGTGGCGCGCCAGCACTTTCCGCTCAACGGCCGCGAGGCGATCAGCGGCCACTCGATGGGCGGCCACGGCGCGCTGGTGCTGGCGCTGCGCCAGCCGGGCCGCTTCGCCTCGGTATCGGCGTTCGCCCCGGTGGTCAACCCGATGGATGCGCCATGGGGCCAGAAGGCCTTCAAGAACTACCTGGGCGAGGAGCGCGGCGACTGGCGCCAGTACGATGCCTGCGAACTGGTGGTCAAGGGCGTCTCGCGGCAACCGTTGTTCATCGACCAGGGCGAGGCCGACGCTTTCCTCGACGAGCAGCTCAAGCCCGAACGTCTCGAGACGGTGTGTCGGACCAACAACCATCCGCTGACCCTGCGCCGCCAGCCCGGTTACGACCACAGCTACTTCTTCATCGCCAGTTTCATCGACGACCATCTGCGCTATCACGCCAAGTATCTCAAGCTGCTCTGA
- a CDS encoding S-(hydroxymethyl)glutathione dehydrogenase/class III alcohol dehydrogenase, whose amino-acid sequence MKSRAAIAWEAGQPLELTEIDVEGPKAGEVLVRIVATSVCHTDAYTLSGADPEGLFPSVLGHEGAGVVEEVGEGVTGLAPGDHVIPLYTAECGQCKFCLSGKTNLCSAVRATQGKGLMPDGTSRFSLGSQPLHHYMGCSTFSEYTVLPEVSLARVSKAAPLDKICLLGCGVTTGIGAVLNTARVEPGSTVAVFGLGAIGLAVIQGAQMARAGRIIAIDVNPDKFELARQFGATEFVNPKDYSDPIQQVIVDLTDGGVDYSFECIGNVNVMRSALECCHKGWGESIIIGVAGAGEEIATRPFQLVTGRVWKGSAFGGVKGRSELPGYVERYMNGELKIDEFVTHDMPFEQINAAFELLHEGKSIRSVLHY is encoded by the coding sequence ATGAAATCACGCGCCGCCATTGCCTGGGAAGCCGGCCAGCCGCTGGAACTCACCGAAATCGACGTGGAGGGGCCAAAGGCCGGTGAAGTGCTGGTGCGCATCGTCGCCACCAGCGTCTGCCATACCGATGCCTATACGCTGTCCGGAGCGGATCCGGAGGGGCTGTTTCCCTCGGTGCTGGGCCACGAGGGCGCCGGCGTCGTCGAGGAAGTCGGCGAGGGCGTCACCGGCCTGGCGCCGGGGGATCACGTGATCCCGCTGTATACCGCCGAATGCGGCCAGTGCAAGTTCTGCCTGTCGGGCAAGACCAACCTGTGCAGCGCGGTGCGCGCCACCCAGGGCAAGGGGCTGATGCCCGACGGCACCTCGCGCTTTTCGCTGGGTAGTCAGCCGCTGCATCACTACATGGGCTGCTCGACGTTCTCGGAATATACCGTGCTGCCCGAGGTGTCGCTGGCCAGGGTCTCCAAGGCGGCGCCGCTGGACAAGATCTGCCTGCTCGGCTGCGGGGTCACCACCGGCATCGGCGCGGTGCTCAACACCGCCAGGGTCGAGCCGGGATCGACCGTCGCGGTGTTCGGTCTCGGCGCCATCGGCCTGGCGGTGATCCAGGGCGCGCAGATGGCCCGGGCCGGACGCATCATCGCCATCGACGTCAACCCGGACAAGTTCGAACTGGCGCGCCAGTTCGGCGCCACCGAATTCGTCAATCCCAAGGACTACTCGGATCCCATCCAGCAGGTGATCGTCGACTTGACCGACGGCGGCGTCGACTATTCCTTCGAGTGCATCGGCAACGTCAACGTCATGCGCTCGGCGCTGGAGTGCTGCCACAAGGGCTGGGGCGAATCGATCATCATCGGCGTCGCCGGGGCCGGCGAGGAGATCGCCACGCGGCCGTTCCAGCTGGTCACCGGGCGGGTCTGGAAAGGCTCGGCGTTCGGCGGCGTCAAGGGCCGCAGCGAGCTGCCCGGCTACGTCGAGCGCTACATGAACGGCGAGCTCAAGATCGACGAGTTCGTCACTCATGACATGCCCTTCGAGCAGATCAACGCGGCCTTCGAGCTGTTGCATGAAGGCAAGAGCATCCGCAGTGTGCTGCATTATTGA
- a CDS encoding Crp/Fnr family transcriptional regulator, with protein sequence MNLQDSCIIRHFNHFCRLSDDDKKLLLRLEESPGHVKAGSVLWQEEDPASEFCTLSRGWAYSYRNLGDGSRQILEIYLPGDIIGLREFAFSQRLAGVAMIDDGVICHFPHRRLLDIFNQSTTLTAILFAISSRQQALLTERLVNLARRTAHQKLAHFIYEMYLRLLQTGALSDGDFRLPLSQEQLADTLGLSAVHVSRTFSAFREQGLVLRERHHVTLPDPEALARVAEFDDCYLNDSVRPIFFDGTEAAMRMSNAHSGDEGPVPK encoded by the coding sequence ATGAACCTTCAGGACAGTTGCATCATTCGTCACTTCAATCATTTCTGTCGCTTGTCGGACGATGACAAGAAGCTATTGCTGCGTCTCGAAGAGAGCCCGGGACACGTGAAGGCCGGCAGCGTCCTGTGGCAAGAGGAAGACCCCGCCAGCGAGTTCTGCACCCTGAGCCGTGGCTGGGCCTATTCCTACCGTAATCTCGGCGACGGCAGTCGGCAGATCCTGGAGATCTATCTGCCCGGCGACATCATCGGCTTGCGCGAATTCGCCTTCTCCCAGCGCCTGGCCGGCGTAGCGATGATCGACGACGGCGTGATCTGCCATTTCCCGCATCGCCGACTGCTCGACATCTTCAACCAGTCGACCACCCTGACGGCGATCCTGTTCGCGATCTCCAGCCGCCAGCAGGCGTTGCTCACCGAGCGCTTGGTCAACCTCGCGCGGCGCACCGCCCACCAGAAACTCGCCCATTTCATCTACGAGATGTACCTGCGGTTGTTGCAGACCGGCGCGCTGAGCGACGGTGATTTTCGCCTGCCATTGTCCCAGGAGCAGCTGGCCGACACGCTGGGCCTGAGTGCCGTGCACGTCAGCCGGACGTTCTCGGCGTTCCGCGAGCAGGGACTGGTGCTGCGCGAGCGTCACCACGTCACGCTACCCGATCCCGAGGCGCTGGCGCGGGTCGCCGAGTTCGACGACTGTTATCTCAACGACAGCGTGCGGCCGATCTTCTTCGATGGCACCGAGGCGGCCATGCGCATGAGCAATGCCCATTCCGGGGATGAGGGGCCGGTGCCCAAGTGA